The Nitrososphaerales archaeon genome includes a window with the following:
- a CDS encoding site-specific DNA-methyltransferase yields MGDAINVLGSIQDATADLFYLDPPFLSQRSFLFESRHRVRMAFDDRWDGGIKQYREWVGPLLTQVHRVLSSTGSLYIHVDSRVSHYVKVMLDEIFGQKNFRNEIIWKRLGSHNDSYQGARFYGRIHDVILFYTKCPSYKWNRPFVPYSEDYVRRTYRYVEKDTDRKYALGDLTAPGGPNKGNAKYEFLGVTRYWRYSADRMLDLLKNGRIVQNKPGAVPLLKRYLDEMLGKPIQDVWDDIQLVRGKESSGFPTQKPQHLLERIIYASTDPGDLVVDPLCGSGTTLLAAQRLGRRWLGIDMSKQACLMALSRLREQGTEAAIVNYRQSTSPILKE; encoded by the coding sequence TTGGGCGATGCTATCAACGTCCTTGGATCGATTCAGGATGCCACCGCTGACCTATTCTATCTCGATCCGCCTTTTCTTTCCCAGCGGAGCTTCCTGTTCGAGTCGAGACACCGGGTGAGAATGGCGTTCGATGATAGGTGGGATGGGGGGATAAAGCAATACCGTGAGTGGGTAGGGCCGCTGCTAACCCAAGTTCATCGCGTTCTCAGTTCCACAGGCTCGCTGTACATTCACGTAGATTCGAGAGTGTCCCATTATGTCAAAGTGATGTTAGACGAAATCTTTGGGCAGAAGAATTTCAGGAACGAGATAATCTGGAAGCGCCTCGGCTCACATAATGATAGCTATCAGGGTGCCCGTTTCTACGGCAGGATTCACGACGTCATCCTATTCTACACGAAGTGTCCGTCTTACAAATGGAATAGGCCGTTCGTCCCTTACAGTGAGGACTATGTACGAAGGACTTACAGGTATGTCGAGAAGGACACCGATAGGAAGTACGCCCTAGGAGACCTCACCGCCCCTGGGGGCCCCAACAAGGGAAACGCGAAGTACGAGTTTCTCGGAGTGACTCGTTACTGGAGGTACTCCGCTGATAGAATGCTGGACTTGCTGAAGAACGGAAGGATTGTTCAGAATAAGCCCGGGGCCGTTCCCTTGCTGAAGCGCTACCTTGACGAGATGTTGGGGAAGCCGATTCAAGACGTCTGGGACGATATCCAATTGGTTCGAGGGAAAGAGAGTAGTGGCTTCCCGACGCAGAAGCCGCAACACTTGCTCGAGCGAATAATTTACGCCTCGACCGACCCGGGTGACTTGGTGGTCGATCCTCTCTGCGGCTCAGGAACCACTCTACTTGCCGCACAAAGACTCGGACGCAGGTGGCTTGGAATTGATATGTCAAAGCAAGCCTGTCTCATGGCACTAAGCAGGTTGAGGGAACAAGGAACCGAAGCCGCTATCGTGAATTACAGACAGAGTACGAGTCCGATTCTGAAGGAGTAG
- a CDS encoding geranylgeranylglyceryl/heptaprenylglyceryl phosphate synthase translates to MSPKPKVEAFLKKQIKRHGTICAALIDPEDFSPAKAADTAQAAAKAGVSIILVGGSTVSDQVRLNQVVRAIKRRVTLPVMLFPNNVTGVSRYADAILFSSLLNSTNPYFIVGAQALGAMEVFKSGLESIPMGYLVFGGSSATSFIGQVNPLPLPKPALAVIYALAARYLGMRTLYLEAGSGASDTIPTQTIELVRRFYDGILIVGGGITSADRAERIAKAGTDILVIGNLLQTNGYEKALRQIVAAIERRQRH, encoded by the coding sequence TTGAGCCCCAAGCCCAAGGTCGAGGCCTTCCTCAAGAAGCAGATTAAGAGACACGGCACCATATGTGCCGCATTGATTGACCCAGAGGACTTCAGCCCAGCCAAAGCCGCTGATACGGCACAAGCCGCGGCCAAGGCCGGGGTTTCTATCATCCTCGTGGGAGGGTCTACAGTCTCTGATCAAGTGCGCCTGAATCAGGTCGTCAGGGCCATCAAAAGACGTGTGACTTTGCCTGTGATGCTGTTTCCAAACAACGTCACAGGAGTTTCCCGCTACGCCGATGCTATCCTCTTCAGCAGCCTCCTGAACTCGACTAACCCGTACTTCATCGTGGGGGCGCAGGCGCTCGGCGCCATGGAGGTCTTCAAGAGCGGGCTCGAGAGCATCCCGATGGGGTACCTCGTCTTCGGGGGCTCCAGCGCTACCAGTTTCATCGGCCAAGTCAACCCCCTTCCTCTGCCCAAGCCAGCTCTCGCTGTGATTTACGCCCTAGCTGCAAGATACCTCGGGATGAGGACCCTGTACCTCGAGGCAGGCAGCGGCGCCAGCGACACCATCCCGACGCAGACAATCGAGCTGGTCAGGAGGTTCTACGACGGGATTTTAATCGTAGGCGGGGGAATCACTTCTGCGGACAGAGCGGAAAGAATTGCGAAGGCCGGCACAGACATCTTGGTAATCGGCAACCTTCTGCAGACTAATGGGTATGAAAAGGCTCTACGTCAGATTGTGGCTGCCATCGAACGAAGACAACGACATTAA
- a CDS encoding winged helix DNA-binding protein: protein MADPVEVAAVAFAGFFVVLAVVLLAKYKQASEQIQASSDLGRDLWKALEDKQRKQDERILDLMGRVEVMQSRLSSSVTSAQVMQQRQEPVQHAIQERPQSEPSRERRPRKPASDASEKVILGLLRDGPKSTIEIKQAMGLSREHTARLMKSLYDAGLVERDESAKPFVYRLTDKGRGRLE, encoded by the coding sequence ATGGCTGACCCAGTCGAGGTTGCTGCAGTTGCCTTTGCCGGGTTCTTTGTGGTGCTGGCCGTGGTCCTGCTGGCAAAGTACAAGCAGGCTTCCGAGCAAATTCAAGCGTCATCTGACCTCGGGCGCGACCTCTGGAAGGCCCTCGAAGACAAGCAGAGGAAACAGGATGAAAGAATTCTCGATTTGATGGGGAGGGTTGAGGTAATGCAGTCTCGCCTCTCCTCTTCGGTGACGTCGGCGCAGGTGATGCAACAGCGTCAGGAGCCCGTGCAACATGCCATCCAGGAGCGGCCACAGTCGGAGCCTTCGAGGGAACGGCGTCCCCGGAAGCCGGCCAGCGACGCCAGCGAGAAGGTGATACTGGGCCTGCTGAGGGACGGACCGAAATCGACGATAGAAATCAAGCAGGCGATGGGCCTGTCGAGGGAGCACACGGCGAGGCTGATGAAGTCGTTGTACGACGCGGGCTTGGTCGAGAGGGATGAGTCGGCGAAGCCGTTCGTGTATCGGCTCACGGACAAGGGCCGGGGCCGCCTCGAATGA
- a CDS encoding PIN domain-containing protein: protein MYDSRFFFEHYYSDNEATLSATRSHLKARGTKYVSAVTIHELYKLTMEKEGRDVAELRVSLVEKDFEVIPVDAEVAKASADLRSRYPMPMADSMVAASAKAYRLTCVSDDPHLSRIKEIDVRWL, encoded by the coding sequence CTGTACGACAGCAGGTTCTTCTTCGAGCACTACTATTCAGACAACGAAGCCACGCTCTCTGCGACGAGGTCTCACCTGAAGGCCAGAGGGACGAAGTACGTCTCCGCGGTGACCATCCACGAGCTGTACAAGCTGACCATGGAGAAGGAAGGAAGAGACGTAGCGGAGCTGCGGGTTTCGCTGGTCGAAAAGGACTTCGAAGTCATACCAGTGGACGCCGAAGTTGCAAAGGCCTCCGCCGACCTGCGGAGCAGATACCCGATGCCCATGGCCGACAGCATGGTCGCGGCCAGCGCGAAAGCCTACAGGTTGACCTGCGTAAGCGACGACCCGCACCTGTCAAGAATCAAGGAAATCGACGTCCGGTGGCTGTAG
- a CDS encoding AbrB/MazE/SpoVT family DNA-binding domain-containing protein, whose protein sequence is MTEVKVTRKGQTTIPAPLRAKYGIEEGTKLAVLDTGEGILLRRSRTTTDLAGSGSSKATPSEMKRLLDELRGEDR, encoded by the coding sequence TTGACCGAAGTCAAGGTGACCAGAAAGGGCCAGACGACCATCCCAGCGCCGCTCAGAGCCAAGTATGGGATCGAGGAAGGGACTAAGCTAGCCGTCTTGGACACGGGCGAGGGCATACTCCTGAGACGGTCCCGAACCACGACCGACCTGGCAGGCAGCGGCTCCTCCAAGGCCACGCCGAGCGAGATGAAACGCTTGCTCGACGAACTTCGGGGCGAAGACCGCTGA
- a CDS encoding antitoxin VapB family protein, which translates to MGSKNLAVKEDVYRRLLEAKKGNESFSDAIGRLLEGKSDLLSFAGALSKDEEFERVRKDIEDVRKMTVLRT; encoded by the coding sequence ATGGGCTCCAAGAACCTGGCAGTGAAGGAAGACGTGTACCGGCGGCTCCTCGAGGCGAAGAAGGGAAACGAGAGCTTCAGCGACGCCATCGGACGGCTGCTCGAAGGGAAGAGCGACCTGCTCTCCTTCGCGGGCGCCCTTTCTAAGGACGAGGAGTTCGAGCGGGTGAGGAAAGACATCGAGGACGTCAGGAAGATGACGGTGCTGAGGACTTGA
- a CDS encoding type II toxin-antitoxin system VapC family toxin, producing MIAIDTSVAVDFLRGKERSVSVVRSALGATDSVGISTVSLFELLHPIYHRKLDRQERVVKSFFHQLKLLPLDSEAAEQSAKIMGGLMRVGQSVNALDVLIAGTAVANGAEKLLSADRDYERISRVSDLKLEIVG from the coding sequence TTGATTGCAATCGACACCTCGGTCGCCGTCGACTTCTTGCGCGGAAAGGAGCGTTCCGTTTCGGTCGTCAGGTCGGCGCTGGGAGCCACCGATTCTGTGGGGATATCGACTGTGTCCCTCTTCGAACTGCTGCATCCCATCTACCACAGAAAGCTCGACAGGCAGGAGAGGGTGGTGAAATCGTTCTTCCATCAGCTGAAGCTCCTGCCCCTCGACTCTGAGGCGGCCGAGCAGTCGGCCAAGATCATGGGCGGCCTCATGAGAGTCGGCCAATCCGTCAACGCCCTTGACGTGCTGATTGCGGGGACCGCCGTGGCCAACGGAGCAGAGAAACTTCTTTCAGCAGACAGGGACTACGAGCGGATATCGAGGGTCTCTGATCTCAAGCTGGAAATCGTCGGTTGA
- a CDS encoding BlaI/MecI/CopY family transcriptional regulator has product MKKRVKIELEDDEGTKFTLALEGKVSREKLLKAVDMLEIMDVPLDRGEKKAPDEGTFFGKVTALIETVFASGDFSSSDVAREFEERYNQPVKLSMISTYLSRLADKECLKRERFGNSWVYRRVYLKASQVAGR; this is encoded by the coding sequence TTGAAGAAGCGGGTAAAGATAGAGCTGGAGGATGACGAGGGGACAAAATTCACGCTCGCGCTTGAGGGCAAGGTCTCCCGCGAGAAGCTGCTGAAGGCAGTCGACATGCTTGAGATCATGGACGTCCCGCTGGACCGCGGCGAGAAGAAGGCGCCGGACGAGGGAACCTTCTTCGGCAAGGTCACGGCTCTCATTGAAACGGTCTTCGCTTCAGGCGACTTCTCCTCTTCAGACGTAGCGCGGGAGTTCGAGGAGAGGTACAACCAGCCCGTCAAGCTCAGCATGATATCTACCTACCTGTCCAGGCTCGCAGACAAGGAGTGCCTCAAACGTGAAAGGTTCGGCAACTCCTGGGTCTACAGGCGGGTCTATCTCAAGGCCTCTCAGGTCGCCGGGAGATAA
- a CDS encoding orc1/cdc6 family replication initiation protein, with translation MSGSGGINEIFRRAKEGKALFVDRSVLGPDYVPDKLPFRDAQIKAVAEVLAPILHSSKPSNLLLYGKTGTGKTAVARYVLSKLQAEAKTSNLVVAYVNTRLANTEYRTLADFAKFLELPADKQIPFTGLSIGEVVGRTFESIRSAKKNVILVLDEIDYLVKAFGDSILYEFTRSNERLSPGFLALVGISNDLKFKDNLDPRVLSSLSEEELVFPPYTVDELREILRERAAMAFRKSAASDAAINLCAAMAGSEHGDARRAVDLLRIAGEVAEREGRSQIDDSCVKKASDKMEHDRVEDGIRSLPVQNKAILLATSKFDSGTNTGELYLVYGNLCKKLGLEALTQRRVSGILAELDLLGLVEASVVSKGRRGRTKRIKLLIGREGLAKTLSEDPAFAGLV, from the coding sequence ATGTCGGGTTCTGGGGGAATAAACGAGATTTTCCGGAGGGCCAAGGAAGGTAAGGCGTTGTTCGTCGACAGGAGCGTCCTGGGCCCGGACTATGTCCCCGACAAGCTCCCGTTCCGTGACGCCCAAATCAAAGCGGTCGCGGAGGTCCTGGCACCAATCCTCCACAGCTCAAAGCCCTCTAACCTTCTTCTCTATGGCAAGACGGGAACGGGAAAGACGGCAGTGGCACGCTACGTCCTCTCCAAGCTGCAGGCAGAGGCGAAGACGTCGAACCTGGTCGTCGCATACGTCAACACGCGGCTGGCCAACACCGAGTACAGGACGCTGGCCGACTTTGCGAAGTTCCTCGAGCTTCCAGCCGACAAACAAATCCCGTTCACCGGGCTCTCCATCGGCGAGGTCGTGGGCAGGACCTTCGAGAGCATTCGGTCGGCCAAGAAGAACGTCATCCTCGTCCTGGACGAGATAGACTACCTCGTGAAAGCTTTCGGCGACAGCATCCTCTACGAGTTCACCCGCTCTAACGAGAGGCTCTCGCCCGGGTTCTTGGCCTTGGTTGGAATATCGAACGACCTCAAGTTCAAGGATAATCTCGACCCGCGCGTACTCAGCAGCCTCAGCGAAGAGGAGCTCGTCTTCCCCCCTTACACTGTGGACGAGCTGAGGGAGATACTCAGGGAGAGGGCGGCGATGGCGTTCAGGAAGTCTGCGGCGTCGGACGCTGCAATCAACCTGTGTGCGGCTATGGCAGGATCGGAGCACGGGGACGCGAGGCGAGCCGTGGACCTCCTGCGAATAGCAGGCGAGGTAGCAGAGAGAGAAGGTCGGAGCCAGATAGACGATTCATGCGTCAAGAAGGCATCGGACAAGATGGAGCACGATCGCGTAGAGGACGGGATTAGGTCGCTTCCAGTGCAGAACAAGGCCATCCTCCTCGCTACATCAAAGTTCGATTCAGGGACGAACACTGGGGAGCTGTACCTGGTCTACGGCAACCTCTGCAAGAAGCTCGGCCTCGAGGCCCTCACGCAGAGGCGCGTCAGCGGCATACTCGCGGAGCTGGACCTCCTCGGGCTGGTGGAAGCGTCGGTGGTGAGCAAGGGGCGGCGCGGCAGGACGAAGAGGATTAAGCTCTTGATAGGGAGAGAAGGCCTCGCGAAGACCCTCTCAGAAGACCCAGCGTTCGCTGGCCTGGTCTAA
- a CDS encoding DNA-directed DNA polymerase II small subunit: MSQVKAISRIMALGFVLDVKAYDLIVGLPQESDVDGLMEKLLEQKGGAKAEVKRITEDDVRRALPAEPSSVGMELPPVLGQEPEMEMMSDPTQSIAPIEALEGYSRLFRDRYDRLLSVVRKRPDTKGVGTTATGRNMAQGQKMKVAGLISNKVHRKSGVEVTIDDPSGTLRVTCRDEGVVKSALEAPLDSMVVMEVSRSKSGQLYADSLMLPDVPDRRVSSGSHRVYAVLLSDLHVGSKMFLADDFQRFVLWINGKLGDLDVVNRIKYVVVAGDLIDGVGVYPGQEFQLAERDPKKQYETAAKLLEELPSHVQIIVSPGNHDAVRQALPQPAVSADIAESLYRMENVRLVGDPAYVKLHGVTFLVYHGKSLDDIIATTPDLSYNKPTDAMKLLLRSRHLAPTYGKRTALSPELRDFMVVDPVPDVFHSGHVHTYGELNYRGTLVVNSGTWQAQTSFQVNMGLEPTPSIIPVVDLSNVSVIRRNFGAAAFPAA; the protein is encoded by the coding sequence ATGTCACAGGTGAAGGCCATCTCCAGGATCATGGCCTTGGGGTTCGTCCTCGACGTCAAGGCGTACGACCTCATAGTCGGGCTGCCGCAGGAATCTGACGTCGACGGCCTGATGGAGAAGCTGCTGGAGCAGAAAGGAGGGGCGAAGGCCGAGGTGAAGCGCATCACGGAGGACGACGTGAGGCGGGCCCTTCCGGCGGAGCCGTCCAGCGTCGGCATGGAGTTGCCGCCTGTTTTGGGACAGGAACCAGAGATGGAGATGATGTCTGACCCAACCCAGTCAATCGCGCCTATTGAAGCGCTTGAGGGATACAGCCGGCTCTTCAGGGACAGGTATGATCGCCTTCTCTCCGTCGTCAGGAAGAGACCAGACACGAAGGGCGTGGGGACTACGGCTACGGGCAGGAACATGGCCCAAGGCCAGAAGATGAAGGTCGCAGGCCTCATTTCCAACAAAGTTCATAGGAAGAGCGGCGTGGAGGTGACGATAGACGACCCGAGCGGGACGCTGCGCGTGACTTGCCGGGACGAAGGCGTCGTGAAGTCGGCTCTGGAGGCGCCGCTCGACAGCATGGTGGTGATGGAGGTGTCCAGGAGCAAGTCAGGCCAGCTCTACGCCGACTCCCTGATGCTCCCTGACGTGCCGGACAGAAGGGTGTCCAGCGGCTCGCACAGAGTCTACGCCGTGCTTCTGTCGGACCTGCACGTCGGAAGCAAGATGTTCCTCGCCGACGACTTCCAGCGCTTTGTCCTGTGGATCAACGGAAAGCTCGGAGACCTCGACGTGGTCAACAGAATCAAGTACGTCGTCGTAGCAGGCGACCTGATCGACGGCGTCGGCGTCTATCCCGGGCAGGAGTTCCAGCTGGCCGAGAGGGACCCGAAGAAGCAGTATGAAACGGCGGCCAAGCTCCTCGAGGAGCTGCCGAGCCACGTCCAGATAATCGTGTCCCCGGGGAACCACGACGCGGTCAGGCAGGCGCTGCCCCAGCCGGCTGTCTCGGCCGACATCGCCGAGTCGCTGTACAGGATGGAGAACGTCAGGCTGGTGGGCGACCCTGCATACGTCAAGTTGCACGGAGTGACGTTCCTCGTCTACCACGGCAAGAGCCTGGACGACATCATCGCGACCACCCCAGACCTCTCCTACAACAAGCCCACCGATGCGATGAAGCTGCTTCTTCGATCAAGGCACTTGGCCCCGACCTACGGGAAGCGGACCGCCCTCTCGCCGGAGCTCCGCGACTTCATGGTCGTCGACCCCGTACCCGATGTCTTCCACAGCGGACACGTGCACACCTACGGCGAGCTGAACTACAGGGGCACCTTGGTAGTGAACTCTGGTACGTGGCAGGCCCAGACGAGCTTCCAAGTCAACATGGGCTTGGAGCCGACGCCCAGCATAATTCCCGTAGTCGACCTGTCCAACGTGAGCGTCATCAGAAGGAACTTCGGCGCCGCGGCCTTTCCCGCTGCTTAG